GATTTTGATCTCGGGTTATGCTGGTGTTGGGAGGCATGATGTTTCTTTGGGGATTTTTAGGCAGATGGTGAATGTTGGGATGGTTTCACCGGATGTGGATGCTCTTTCTGGTGTGCTTGTGTCGTGCAGGCATTTGGGGGCTTTGGCTAGTGGAAAGGAGATTCATGGATATGGCCTCAAAATCATGTGTGGGGATGTGTTTTATAGGTCTGCTGGAGCTGCCTTGTTGATGTTGTATGCCGGTTGGGGCAGACTTGATTGTGCTGATAACGTGTTTTGGAGGATGGATAAGAGTGATGTTGTTACATGGAATGCTATGATTTTTGGTTTGGTTGACGTGGGGTTGGTAGATTTGGCGCTTGATTGTTTCAGAGAAATGCAGGGAAGAGGAGTGGGGATTGATGGTAGAACTATATCTAGTATACTGCCTGTTTGTGATTTGAGATGTGGAAAAGAGATACATGCTTATGTTAGGAAATGCAATTTCAGTGGTGTGATTCCGGTTTATAATGCGCTTATTCATATGTACTCGATCCGTGGATGTATTGCATATGCATATTCTGTGTTTTCCACCATGGTTGCGAGGGACTTGGTTTCTTGGAACACGATTATTGGAGGATTTGGAACACACGGGCTTGGCCAAACAGCTCTGGAGCTTTTGCAGGAGATGAGTGGTTCAGGTGTTAGACCTGATTTGGTGACTTTTTCTTGTGCACTTTCGGCTTGTAGTCATTCAGGACTTGTGAATGAAGGGATTGAACTTTTCTACAGAATGACGAAGGATTTTAGCATGACACCAGCAAGGGAACACTTTTCTTGTGTTGTTGACATGTTGGCCCGTGCTGGTAGGCTTGAAGATGCTTTTCATTTCATTAACCAAATGCCCCAGGAACCAAATAATCATGTTTGGGGAGCTTTACTTGCTGCATGCCAAGAGCATCAAAATATTAGTGTTGGAAAGCTGGCTGCAGAAAAATTGATCAGTTTGGAACCACATGAAGCTGGTCACTATGTGACACTGTCAAATATATACTCAAGAGCTGGAAGATGGGATGATGCTGCAAGAGTAAGGAAGATGATGGATGGCCATGGATTGCTGAAGCCATCAGGACATAGTTTGGTCGGTACTGGAAGTTAGCCTAGAGGGGATCACAACATGATCAAATCAATATTTTGATCATCCTTCAAAAACTTTACCTACCATGTATTGTCAATTTTGCATCAAGAGTAAGAGGTGTGCGAAAGATGTTAAAAAACAGTCCACAAACAATTTTGGATACAACATCAAGTTTTTTGGGGTCAACACAACCACCATTGCGGCCACATTGATCACATTTGTCCACAATTTCCCACAATATCAAAGATCACAACAAACCGCAACCCTTATGTGCAACTATTTATTGAGTTGCCATCGGATGGAAAGGGACAGTGTTCAGTGTTAACTGAATTAGCTTTCTCGACAATGAAAACAAACTATAGTACTGACAAAAGACAGACAACTAGACAAATGCAGTGTCCAGAACATCGTGGAAGCAAATAAAACTTACCAAGGTAGAAAGGAGTTGAGACAATCCGAAGGTAACCAAGTTTGGCTTAAATTGGCTAAATGATCCTCTATTATGAAACCTGTATAACCTTGACTACTTTGCAGTTTATATTGAATTAAATCAGTTTATGAATACTTCTACTGTCAGGTctgtattattttaattttataaggtCTTTGACCTGGTTTTACACAGATTATGTCTGAGTTCATCCTACTtactctttgaaaaaaaatgtaaattatattaaatccaaaatgatacaataataaacggGGCATATCCCgcagttaaagaaaatcaaaagtctccctaatacaagaagacctatatcaagatgctaaaacaaatgcaacaagtgcgcttgtctatacataagaaacttaatcttgctaataacctctattacagaaaattgataatcttcaaaaatcagcttgttcctagacagTCAAATGTAGTagactgtaattgctatagccagacaacataattttccttgaacacctgatgtggatttgcccctaattaaagagtcagtaatgcgctgtaaagaagtgaaacgcctgcggaaaggagccaaatcacgaatgtgagcccaaacttggagagatttcctgcaagaaaagaacaaatgagcatttgactcaggctcatttgaacataaagggcagagggaacccttgttcaaaaaagcaactttgtcaagagtaagcagCCGATTCCTTTTAGCAAGCCGCAAAATGAAAGACatcagcttgttcctagacagTCAAATGTAGTagactgtaattgctatagccagacaacataattttccttgaacacctgatgtggatttgcccctaattaaagagtcagtaatgcgctgtaaagaagtgaaacgcttgcggaaaggagccaaatcacgaatgtgagcccaaacttggagagatttcctgcaagaaaagaacaaatgagcatttgactcaggctcatttgaacataaagggcagagggaacccttgttcaaaaaagcaactttgtcaagagtaagcagccgattccttttagcaagccgcaaaatgaaagacatcttaggggggattgctgggttccatataacagaacaccaactaacagtaagcttgacacctctaatgtattcatagactttgcCAACAAGCAATTGTGCATTGGTGCTCCAAGATTGAATCCTCTTTTTGGCCTCTTCCGTACTTAACTCTTTAGAGATAATAAAGtcccttatttgaatgattttctttatcaaaactgaatctgatgaagaagtaTTGTAATTCCACACATCGCTCCCTCTGAAATAGTAATGGTGAACCCACCGAACCCATAGAAAATCTTTCTTACAATGAAAGTCCCACAGGATACGGGAAAGAAGCGCAAGGTTCcagtccttgagattaaaaAGGCCTAAACCCCCTTCTTTTTTCGGAGAACAAACTACTGACCAAGCAACCAAGGGCTTGTTTTTGCCAATATCCGCTTTGCCCCACAGAAAATTACGGCACGAATCGTTGATCCGGTCCAGAACAGATTGCGGCAAAGGAAAAATCTCCATCCAGAAATTCACAATTCCTTGAATAACCGCTCTgatcatatttaatttagaCTTAAGGCCATATTTAATTTAGATAAATTCCTCCATTAGTAATcacaggagaagaaaataagaaagaaaaaatgaaataagtttaTCTCAAGactaaaatagtaaaatgagCTTATGTGTAAGTTAGTATTAAGACTAATATTAGCTTCGTCACAagctaattttagtttttgaaaaaagtttattttcctTCTTGTTTCCTTCTATTATAATTACTTACGAAAATGCCTCTTCAAACATTTTCTTAACCTATCATTTTTGTCGGTTATAAGATGTGGTGGACTTAATTAGGAGAGTTTAAAAGAAACAGATGGACACAAATTGAAGAGAGGAACCTAGTAAGTCAAACTAGCATGTTGTGCTGAAGCAAACTACGCGCGTTGAGCCGCAAATATAtcagttttttttcttaaatatgtttaaggtTCTTAATAAATGATTGAATTTTGTTCTAGGTTCCTAATAAATGATCGAATTTTGTTCTAagttcctaataaatttttagtttaaagtTTTCAATCTATTGaaactttttattttgagtCTTTGTCATAATTAAGTGACATGTGTCATCAATCAAACTGATCTTTTTAGCATTATCAACGGTGGTTGTGATAGGATCACGCCATCACTTAACTGACAATAAAAACTCAaagcaaaaattttaatatatcaagaactcaaagtaataaaaatatttattatgaaatgataacaaaatttaatcatttatcaaAGATGTTAAATATatctaagcttttttttttttttgtcagctaTATAAGCATAATTATggcttaaaaataaatgaataccATATTATAAAGTGTGATGCGAACCTAAAACTTTGACCGATAAAAGACAAAAATGCGCGCACATGCATGCTGTTGTTTACAAGAATCCTAAAGAGTTTACTCaatttgttcttttttgttttcttgtttagaTATGTaacttaaatttgtttaaaattgaaTGCGGGGTTTTGTTACCGTTTGTGTTTCAATCaatattgtaaaaaatcaaatgatttCGTTGAAGCATATGTGAGAATTGAACATTTtcatgtggctgattttgcaAAATGTAGATTGTTTGGATTATGCTTATAGTCCATGTCTTCTGTACTTGATTGAAGGATCCGAGTCGTCTCTCCCATTCAAACAACGTatccaaaaattgtttcatTCCGATCAAGAATGAAAGAAAACGAATAGGGTCAAGTTATTGGACAGGGTAACTTGTTTTCTACATCACACGGTTAATACAACCAGCTCAAATCTTTCAATTTTGGCATCCATTTGTTGGCTTGCTACACAATTTAGGATGCTTTGATTGGAATGCATCGATCAAGAGTAATCATCAATCAATTTTAAGATTCATGGAATTGTATAAGAGAAATTGAGccaaaaaattttaaagttcTTTACAAAGGAGttttaaatttatagtttttttaattgattgtggCAATAAAAAACTGCTACTATGcttttttatcataaagtttGAACATGGAAGTTTGCTTACGAGATCTTGAGATAATTCtggacacacatatatatacattgaGGATTGatgtataaactttttttacaggaaaacaattaataacaatcattaaattataattaaaaataatagactgttgagattattaaattatttaaaattttaaattaaaatctaatataattattaaatctctaaaagatttatcaaacaaattatttcttaaaatatcttaattattgTTGACCCATCATCATGACTATCACTACCTTCGTTGACATGATCGTCATCACTGAATTGCAACCACCCCCACTGTTGTCATGACTGTCGTCATCGTTGTTGTCACCACCACTGGTGACAGCGATGACGACAATCATGGTGACAGAGGTAGTGATAGTGGATGACAGTGGTGGTGGCGCCGACAATTATAATGGTGGCTGCAACATTAGTTATGCTGGTGGTGATTGATAATGGTGGTGCTAGCGGCAATTATGGTGATGGTTGTAGTGGTGGTTAAAAATATGTATCACAATTTCTAATTGTTACTTACAATTAGTAAAACCttttcctatattttttttaaaacaagcaCGTCAATCAGAAAAAGATAAACCTTTACAtcgaattaaaataaatgcgAATATAAAATAACTTAGTCTTCATGCATGATTAATAATGTCAGTAATGTCACGGGAGAAATAATATAGATACAATCAATAATagtatgaaagtaagcaaaataaattttacattctTGTTACAACAAAATACATGCCCTTGGAGAAAACATCTCCTAAGATACATCAAAATCTATAAAAGAAACCTAGGACCAAAGCAGACTAATATCATGCTAGAAGTATTGAACTATCTAAGACTTGTCCTCAAAAGGATCATCACTATCCTCTTTAGATGTTAGCTCTAACTGCCATAGAAGTTCCATATACTCTTCGATTTCCTCGAACGAAATGTCTGAATGGTCTCCTCGATCCGTTCTAACTTCAACTGGGTGTATTGGCTCCACGTTATATCTGAGAACATTTCCCCGTCCATCATACTCCACCAAAGTTCATAGGAATTCCAAATCATGATGAAGCTCTTCCAATCCAAGATGCACACGAAAGTCGTCATAATAACTAAGCTCTAAGTGAGATGTAAATCCCCATGTGATATAGCAGGTTAACATGTGGTCTACAGTAACGAGCACTAGATTCAAAGTTTCTTATGGCACTAAGTGGACTTGGGTATGGCAAGTGTGACACGTAGTCCGCATTACTTGCACGACCATGCCCACTCTCTTTGCAAGCTACGCCAAGCCCATAGATGCCTCAGTGTCCTTGGCATCGTCAGTACTTGAAAGTTATTGGTTGTAGGGGTGAgccctccactccttaaatgcCACAAGCAAACAATAATCCAACAAAGCAAACATACAACCTAACTAACCATTACATGTTGGTTTTTCTAAGTAACCAACACTCTCAAGATCCTAAGCGCGTCACTAACGCACTTGTCACCTATTAAGGCCTAACCTATGCCACCAATCTTTCCGAGTCTTGATGGTCTTATACATTTATGTGGATAATAGTCGGGAGTGATCGCCACATACGGATACAACGTACACCAATCCCCAAGCTTCGAACTAAAAATGCATAGTCTCAGAGCCCGTCAGAAGTAACAAAGTGAGGCTTGTGAGCTACCCGTGCCAAATGAGTGCACCAAATGTCGGATAGTTACCACTCGCTAATTTCTCCAAGTTCTTGAACCTCTTCACCCAATATATCACAGTGTATATCTATCCATCATCCATTTTCTTAATGTAATATCACTTTCtcacaaaagaaaatagaatcTTTGATTCCTTACTCTCTCTTCTATCCTCTTGACTTTTGTCAATGCATCGCATTCGTAGCTCTCGTGCCAATACATCAACAAATGCGTACATTCAAACAAACACGAAAGAGAAACAAGGCTCGAGCCTACGTACTACTCTCAGGGAACCAATCATGACCCCTTAGGCGATAGAAACCACTTGTCACACAAACAATCAGACAACATAATGACTACGATCACAATCACATAACAAATAATTTGCCAAGAGTCGGACACCCCCAGACCCAAACCATTGCACATACagataaaataacaatatacaaatatatatatatacatacatacatatacatacatacatatatatatatatatatatatatatatcagaatGTAAATTCACACaccatatatataatttgttggaGTTCACACTTTGCCGGTCTTACCATTCTACAAGAATAAAATAGTATACATGCATCTCAGAATTTCTATCAACAGAAGATCAACACAATTCTGGAGCACACATCGGTCATCAGATTTTACAGTTTATTTCAACAATAACATTGCAATTAAATCAAGAGTTCTAGAATAAATAATCCTAAGATAAATTTGTCCAAAGGCACAAATTCCAATGTTAAGCTATTTACTATCTAAATTTACTCTGTCACTCGGTTTTATAAAGTTCTGCTCCTAAACTTATTTTCATGGTTCTCGGTGTTTTGGGAATCGGTTTTTCATGAATCTTATATGCTTCCCTACATTTTGACACCTAACAAACTCATTTTTGAGGTCAAAA
This region of Glycine soja cultivar W05 chromosome 17, ASM419377v2, whole genome shotgun sequence genomic DNA includes:
- the LOC114392415 gene encoding pentatricopeptide repeat-containing protein At5g39350-like — translated: MSTLTHSFNSLLQACKTLNQAKQLHHRILLTGSHHNHFFVTKLIQIYADSNDLRSAVTLLHQISHPNVFAFTSILSFHSRHGLGHQCIQTYAELRRNGVVPDGYVFPKVLKACAQLSRFGSGRGVHKDVVVFGEESNLQVRNSVLDMYSKCGDVGSARQVFDEMSERDVFSWNSMMSGYVWNGLPHKAVEVLGVMKKDGCGCEPDVVTWNTVMDAYCRMGQCCEASRVFGEIEDPNVISWTILISGYAGVGRHDVSLGIFRQMVNVGMVSPDVDALSGVLVSCRHLGALASGKEIHGYGLKIMCGDVFYRSAGAALLMLYAGWGRLDCADNVFWRMDKSDVVTWNAMIFGLVDVGLVDLALDCFREMQGRGVGIDGRTISSILPVCDLRCGKEIHAYVRKCNFSGVIPVYNALIHMYSIRGCIAYAYSVFSTMVARDLVSWNTIIGGFGTHGLGQTALELLQEMSGSGVRPDLVTFSCALSACSHSGLVNEGIELFYRMTKDFSMTPAREHFSCVVDMLARAGRLEDAFHFINQMPQEPNNHVWGALLAACQEHQNISVGKLAAEKLISLEPHEAGHYVTLSNIYSRAGRWDDAARVRKMMDGHGLLKPSGHSLVGTGS